ATTGGAGCCATCCAAGTTCTGGATCTGAAATCGAAACAGAAAGTAGTCGAGCGGATGGCCCCTTCTCCCCTGGGCTTCGGTTGCCTCATGGCGAAATCGAGCGAGATGGGAACGTCCAGACTCCATCTGCCGGGGCACCTTGTCCAGTTTGAACACAGCCCGATCGGACGGGAGATCCGAGGCCGATGGCCGGGAGTCGATGTGGAGCTTCACGCCGATCCCCTGCCTCGCGGCCACGACAGCATCGTCATGCACACGCCCATCGGAGACAGGGGGTATTACTACAATCACAAGACGAGCGGACTTCGCGTCACGGGATCCATCCACCTCAAAGGGAAGTCGATTCATCTGGGGAAGGCGGCCTTGGCCACACTCGACTGGGGGCGCGGCGTCTGGGAAAGAATCACGTTCTGGAACTGGGCGACCGCCTGCGGTTACCTCGGCGATGGACGCTCCATCCGGCTCAACCTCGGCTGCGGCTTCGGCGATCTTTCAGCCGCAACAGAGAACTGTTTTCTTGTGGATGGCAAGATCGTGAAGCTGGGTAACGTGACTTTCGAATACGATGTCGAAAACCTGGAACGCCCGTGGCGTATGCAGGGGGATGACGGATCCCTCGATCTCCAACTCCAGCCGCTCTATCTGAATACCAAGAAAACGCATCTCGGGTTCGCCTGGAGCCGTCTTCACCAGGTCTTCGGGGAGTTCAACGGAACAGTCCGCCACGGCAAGCAGACGATCCGGATCAAAGGACTCAGAGGCTGGGCTGAAGAGCATCGCGCCCATTGGTAGGGCGGCGTCCCTGCCGCCGATATCGCGGTACGGGCACGTCCTGCGCCCGCACCGCGCCCATCGGGTTGAAAAGTATTCGCGGGCGAGATAAACCCGCGTCATGGATTCCGTTTTGGGCCGGATCAAGCAGCTTGTCCGGCGTGGGCGATACTTGTTCTCCCGAAAAGCAGAGGGCGAAATGGATCAGGACAAACTTGAGACATTCAACGTGGTCGAGTCGATCCTGAATGCCGACAGGATACAGAAAGTGCTCCGCTCAAGGAACCCGGATCGGCAGAAGAAACGCGAAATGCTCTACGTCATTCACTCCCCTTCCGATGATGGCACATTCATTTACACGAAGGGAACCATCCGGGGGACAGGGGAAAATGCGACCTACTATTTTTTCATCTCATCGAAGGTGCTAGAATAGGCTCATGATTCTTGACGAGTGTCCAAATTGTGGGAGCAAAAAGGTCAAGTACGTGATTTCGGACTACACCATTCGGCTCGCTAGGAATCACCGTGTGAAAATT
The nucleotide sequence above comes from Nitrospirota bacterium. Encoded proteins:
- a CDS encoding DUF2804 domain-containing protein, whose protein sequence is MQHEIRSKGPLLRPDGRLVEKGWSRRPFKEFNPLKAQRLRLKEWDYLGIFDGDQFITVMIAHLGYLAIGAIQVLDLKSKQKVVERMAPSPLGFGCLMAKSSEMGTSRLHLPGHLVQFEHSPIGREIRGRWPGVDVELHADPLPRGHDSIVMHTPIGDRGYYYNHKTSGLRVTGSIHLKGKSIHLGKAALATLDWGRGVWERITFWNWATACGYLGDGRSIRLNLGCGFGDLSAATENCFLVDGKIVKLGNVTFEYDVENLERPWRMQGDDGSLDLQLQPLYLNTKKTHLGFAWSRLHQVFGEFNGTVRHGKQTIRIKGLRGWAEEHRAHW